A DNA window from Suncus etruscus isolate mSunEtr1 chromosome 8, mSunEtr1.pri.cur, whole genome shotgun sequence contains the following coding sequences:
- the CDX2 gene encoding homeobox protein CDX-2 translates to MYVSYLLDKDVSMYPSSVRHSGGLNLAPQNFVSPPQYPDYGGYHVAAAAAAAANLDSAQSPGPSWPAAYGAPLREDWNGYAPGGAAAANAVAHGLNGGSPATAMGYSSPADYHPHHHAHHHPHHHPHHPAAAPSCASGLLQTLNTVPAGPPAPAAAEQLSPSGQRRNLCEWMRKPAQPSLGSQVKTRTKDKYRVVYTDHQRLELEKEFHYSRYITIRRKAELAATLGLSERQVKIWFQNRRAKERKINKKKLQQQQQQPPPPPSAAPQPPPGPLRNVPEPLSPVSSLQGSVPGSVPGVLGPAAGVLNPTVTQ, encoded by the exons ATGTACGTGAGCTACCTCCTGGATAAGGACGTGAGCATGTACCCCAGCTCGGTGCGCCACTCGGGCGGCCTCAACCTGGCGCCACAGAACTTCGTGAGCCCCCCACAATACCCGGACTACGGCGGCTACCATGTGGCCGCAGCCGCGGCCGCGGCCGCGAACTTGGACAGCGCGCAGTCCCCCGGGCCGTCGTGGCCCGCCGCCTACGGCGCGCCGCTCCGCGAGGACTGGAACGGCTACGCCCCGGGGGGCGCCGCCGCCGCCAACGCCGTGGCGCACGGGCTCAACGGGGGCTCCCCTGCCACCGCCATGGGCTACAGTAGCCCCGCCGACTACCATCCGCACCACCACGCGCACCACCATCCGCACCACCACCCGCACCACCCGGCCGCCGCGCCCTCCTGCGCCTCGGGCTTGCTGCAGACGCTCAACACCGTTCCGGCCGGGCCCccggcccccgccgccgccgagcAGCTGTCCCCGAGCGGCCAGCGGCGGAACCTGTGCGAGTGGATGAGGAAGCCCGCGCAGCCGTCGCTCGGGAGCCAAG TGAAAACCAGGACGAAAGACAAATATCGAGTGGTATACACCGACCACCAGCGGCTGGAGTTGGAGAAGGAGTTCCACTACAGCCGCTACATCACCATCCGTAGAAAGGCTGAGCTGGCTGCCACGCTGGGACTCTCTGAGAGGCAG GTGAAAATCTGGTTTCAGAACCGCCGAGccaaggaaagaaaaatcaacaagaagaagttgcagcaacagcagcagcagccgccACCACCACCTTCTGCAGCTCCCCAGCCCCCGCCAGGCCCTCTGAGAAACGTTCCAGAGCCTCTGAGTCCCGTGTCTTCCCTGCAAGGCTCAGTGCCTGGATCTGTCCCCGGGGTTCTGGGGCCTGCAGCAGGGGTACTGAACCCAACTGTCACCCAGTGA
- the URAD gene encoding putative 2-oxo-4-hydroxy-4-carboxy-5-ureidoimidazoline decarboxylase → MDIEKVNSMDFGEFVDVFGNVIERCPLIAAAVWSQRPFSNLDDLEKHFFAFIDGLSQAGQEGILRCHPDLAGRELQQGTLTAESQREQSGAGLASLGPAERRRLSELNAQYRARFGFPFVLAARLSERSAVPRELERRLHCPPAEELRTALGEVKKIGRLRLADLLGRDPAKL, encoded by the exons ATGGATATCGAGAAAGTCAACTCCATGGACTTTGGAGAATTTGTGGATGTGTTTGGGAATGTCATTGAGAGATGTCCCCTGATCGCAGCTGCTGTGTGGTCCCAGCGTCCATTCTCCAATCTAGATGACTTGGAGAAGCATTTCTTTGCCTTCATTGATGGTCTTTCCCAAGCAG GCCAAGAAGGCATCCTCCGCTGCCACCCGGACCTGGCGGGCCGCGAGCTGCAGCAGGGCACGCTCACTGCCGAGTCCCAGCGGGAGCAGAGCGGCGCGGGCCTCGCCAGCCTGGGCCCTGCCGAGCGGCGGCGGCTGTCGGAGCTCAACGCGCAGTACCGCGCGCGCTTCGGCTTCCCTTTCGTGCTGGCGGCTCGGCTCAGCGAGCGCTCGGCCGTGCCCCGCGAGCTGGAGCGCCGGCTGCACTGCCCGCCCGCCGAGGAGCTGCGCACCGCCCTGGGCGAGGTGAAGAAGATCGGCCGCCTTCGACTAGCCGATCTCCTCGGCCGCGACCCCGCCAAGCTGTAG